The stretch of DNA GCGACGCTGGCCACTTTCGGCGCCATGCTCGCCGCCTACTCCTACGGTGGCTTCCGGGTCCAGGGGCGGTTCCGCCGGGTGGTGGTCGTGGCCACGCTCGGTTACGGGGTCTTCTGCCTCATCAACCTCGGCCTGTCGATGACCGGTGTGGTCGGCGGGGCCTGGGGACTGCGCTCCATGACCATCATGGGGATCCCGCTGGGCGTCCCGCTCGGGATTCTTGCGGTCATCCTGGCCTCCTTCTTCCTGGCGATCGACTTCGAGTCCATTGAGAACGGGGTGCGCAACGGGTTGCCCCGGCGCTACGCCTGGGCGGGGGCCTTCGGCCTGGTCCTCACCATCGTGTGGCTCTACGTGGAGTTCCTGCGCCTGCTGAGCTACTTCCGCGACTGACCGCGAGGACCCGGGATCGGCTCGGATCCGGTCTGGGCCCGCTCCACCACCTCGGCCGGGGCCGGGACGCATCACCTGCGTCCCGGCCCCGCCGCATGTCCGGGTGTTCTCCCGCCGAGTGCTCCGCCGTGGTTGCCTCGGCGCGCTCCGGGACGCCACGGTCCCGCTCGGCCCGTGTGGCGAGTTCGCGCTGGGCCGAGGTCCGCTACGGCGCCGGACCGCGGGCCTCACGTAGGCTCGCCGCATGATCAACATCAACATGCCCTCCGTCGAAGGCCCCAAGGGCACCAAGCCCACGCTCACCTTCCCCGGCCCCGAGGCCCCCGAGGGCCTGCAGGTCCAGGTGCTCGACGCCGGCGACGGCCAGGTGGTCGAGGCCGGCGACACGATCGTGGCCAACTACCTGGGCCAGATCTGGGGCGGCGACGTCTTCGACAACTCCTACGACCGCGGCCAGCCGCTGAATTTCCAGGTCGGCGTCGGCATGGTCATCCGCGGCTGGGACGACGGCCTCGTGGGCCAGCGCGTCGGCTCGCGCCTTCTGCTGTCCATCCCCTCCGAGCTTGGCTATGGCGACCGCGGTGTCCCGCAGGCCGGCATCCGCGGCGGCGACACCCTCGTCTTCGTCACCGAGATCCTGGGCGTCATGTAAGCAGACGCGATGATGCTGCTTCCGCCCAAGGCCCAGCCCGGTGACCGCGTCGCGATCCTGTCCCCGTCCCTGGCGGCCCCCGGCTTCGCCCCGGCGGTTCACGAGCAGGCCATGGCCAGGCTCGAGGCCCTCACCGGCCTGGTCCCCGTGGAGTACCCGACCACGAGACGGCTCGGCGCCTCGCCCGAGGAGCGCGCCCGCGACCTCAACGCCGCCTTTGCCGACCCAAGCATCCGCGCGATCCTGGCGACCGTGGGCGGCGATGACCAGATCACGGTCATCCCTCACCTCGACGGCGCCGCGGCGCTGTC from Actinomyces sp. Marseille-P3109 encodes:
- a CDS encoding FKBP-type peptidyl-prolyl cis-trans isomerase; this encodes MININMPSVEGPKGTKPTLTFPGPEAPEGLQVQVLDAGDGQVVEAGDTIVANYLGQIWGGDVFDNSYDRGQPLNFQVGVGMVIRGWDDGLVGQRVGSRLLLSIPSELGYGDRGVPQAGIRGGDTLVFVTEILGVM